Proteins from a single region of Mus pahari chromosome 2, PAHARI_EIJ_v1.1, whole genome shotgun sequence:
- the Ssmem1 gene encoding serine-rich single-pass membrane protein 1 isoform X1, producing MGDLLSLFWEVDPPPVPLSFTVPSQDAECRKDDSCGTVGSFLLWYFIIILVLIFFSRASVWMSESKQDEDSGTSASLGKASKETSCKRQNKEGSWASSLVMKKPKQNQLSTVTDSEAALVSAYLEQRRVRRHSQFHWVNQIQQDSDTTECDSEESNSGASSWKESESDHHLSPANIKRRKSVSRQRDMENYEVRERPCLHCKAMRTSEWLTRHFPPSASVTTPMKGEIQEENLTSGTNTKFSKF from the exons ATGGGAGaccttttgtctttattttgggAGGTGGACCCCCCTCCCGTACCTCTCAGTTTCACCGTGCCCAGTCAGGATGCCGAGTGCCGGAAGGATGACTCTTGTGGGACAGTAGGGAGTTTCCTGCTTTGGTACTTCATCATCATACTGGTCCTCATCTTCTTCTCTCGGGCTTCCGTCTGG ATGTCTGAGAGCAAACAGGACGAAGACAGCGGGACCAGTGCTTCACTCGGTAAAG CAAGCAAAGAAACTTCCTGTAAGCGACAAAATAAAGAAGGGTCCTGGGCCTCTTCACTAGtgatgaagaaaccaaagcagAACCAACTTTCCACAGTAACCGACTCCGAGGCGGCTTTGGTCAGCGCCTACCTTGAACAAAGACGAGTCAGGCGCCATTCCCAGTTCCACTGGGTGAATCAGATCCAGCAAGATAGTGACACCACTGAATGTGACAGCGAGGAATCGAACTCCGGAGCGTCCTCCTGGAAGGAGAGTGAAAGTGACCATCATCTGTCACCTGCCAATATTAAGAGGAGGAAGTCAGTATCCAGGCAAAGGGATATGGAAAACTATGAAGTCAGAGAAAGGCCCTGTCTCCATTGCAAAGCCATGAGAACCAGTGAGTGGCTGACACGTCACTTCCCACCAAGTGCCTCAGTAACAACCCCCATGAAGGGAGAGATTCAAGAGGAGAATTTGACATCCGGGACAAACACAAAATTCAGCAAATTTTGA
- the Ssmem1 gene encoding serine-rich single-pass membrane protein 1 isoform X2, protein MFFERTEKRVTREMSESKQDEDSGTSASLGKASKETSCKRQNKEGSWASSLVMKKPKQNQLSTVTDSEAALVSAYLEQRRVRRHSQFHWVNQIQQDSDTTECDSEESNSGASSWKESESDHHLSPANIKRRKSVSRQRDMENYEVRERPCLHCKAMRTSEWLTRHFPPSASVTTPMKGEIQEENLTSGTNTKFSKF, encoded by the exons ATGTTCTTTGAAAGAACTGAGAAAAGAGTCACCAGGGAG ATGTCTGAGAGCAAACAGGACGAAGACAGCGGGACCAGTGCTTCACTCGGTAAAG CAAGCAAAGAAACTTCCTGTAAGCGACAAAATAAAGAAGGGTCCTGGGCCTCTTCACTAGtgatgaagaaaccaaagcagAACCAACTTTCCACAGTAACCGACTCCGAGGCGGCTTTGGTCAGCGCCTACCTTGAACAAAGACGAGTCAGGCGCCATTCCCAGTTCCACTGGGTGAATCAGATCCAGCAAGATAGTGACACCACTGAATGTGACAGCGAGGAATCGAACTCCGGAGCGTCCTCCTGGAAGGAGAGTGAAAGTGACCATCATCTGTCACCTGCCAATATTAAGAGGAGGAAGTCAGTATCCAGGCAAAGGGATATGGAAAACTATGAAGTCAGAGAAAGGCCCTGTCTCCATTGCAAAGCCATGAGAACCAGTGAGTGGCTGACACGTCACTTCCCACCAAGTGCCTCAGTAACAACCCCCATGAAGGGAGAGATTCAAGAGGAGAATTTGACATCCGGGACAAACACAAAATTCAGCAAATTTTGA